Proteins encoded together in one Bdellovibrionales bacterium window:
- a CDS encoding YeaH/YhbH family protein has product MVHLIDRRVQGKNKSAPNRERFLRRYKGQIKDAVTRAIKGRSITDMDSGEKIAIPVKDVNEPNFGHSHGGVWESVNPGNQEYQTGDQIERPKGGAGKGKGQAGNSEEISEDDFVFQISREEFLNYFFEDLELPNLIKTQLTAITDFKNQRAGYSTTGTASSLHVLRSLRGALGRRIAVGGKSSKRLKQAEEELAELLAETSDNQDPRILKLRQEIHHLRTRLLAIPFIDPFDLRYSNRIKVPKPSTQAVMFCLLDVSGSMDEKKKDIAKHFFILLYLFLQRAYEKIEVVFIRHHTSALEVDEHEFFHSRESGGTIVSSA; this is encoded by the coding sequence TTGGTACATTTAATCGACAGACGAGTTCAAGGTAAAAACAAATCTGCCCCGAATCGCGAGCGTTTTTTGCGTCGTTATAAAGGCCAGATCAAAGACGCCGTCACACGTGCCATTAAAGGCCGCTCTATCACCGACATGGACAGCGGTGAAAAAATCGCGATTCCAGTCAAAGACGTCAACGAACCCAACTTCGGTCACTCCCATGGTGGCGTATGGGAAAGCGTGAATCCCGGCAATCAAGAATACCAAACGGGCGATCAGATTGAGCGCCCCAAAGGCGGTGCCGGTAAAGGCAAAGGCCAAGCTGGCAATAGCGAAGAAATCAGCGAAGACGATTTTGTTTTCCAAATCAGCCGTGAAGAATTTCTCAATTATTTTTTCGAAGATTTAGAATTACCCAATCTCATCAAAACCCAGCTCACCGCCATCACCGATTTTAAAAATCAACGCGCTGGTTACAGCACCACCGGGACCGCCTCATCGCTACACGTGTTACGTTCATTGCGCGGTGCCTTAGGCAGGCGCATCGCGGTCGGCGGAAAATCCAGTAAGCGCTTAAAACAAGCTGAAGAAGAACTAGCCGAATTATTGGCTGAGACGAGCGACAACCAAGATCCCAGAATCCTCAAACTCCGCCAAGAGATACATCATCTTCGCACACGACTATTAGCGATCCCTTTCATCGACCCTTTCGATCTGCGCTACAGCAATCGCATCAAAGTGCCTAAGCCCAGCACCCAAGCCGTGATGTTTTGCCTGCTCGATGTCTCCGGCTCTATGGATGAAAAGAAAAAAGATATCGCCAAGCATTTCTTTATTTTGCTCTACCTATTCCTGCAACGCGCTTATGAAAAAATTGAAGTCGTCTTCATCCGTCATCACACATCGGCACTCGAAGTCGATGAACATGAATTTTTTCACTCACGCGAATCGGGCGGTACCATTGTCTCCTCTGCCC